The following are encoded together in the Pseudoalteromonas piscicida genome:
- a CDS encoding ion transporter encodes MQLHIREKTAAVLEATGQYRRLGRVVDIFLITLILTNVVAIVLESERDLASVYHHYFLTLELVSVTIFAIEYLLRFWCCVDKLDYRHLEIPNWKKRLKYLISPLAVIDLIAILPTILMAFITFDLRFLRVIRLLRIFKLTRYSRAMQLLLAAFREESSSLLAAFFIMSVVLIMASCGIYLIEHDVQPDKFGSIPKAMWWAMATLTTVGYGDVVPITPLGQFFGGLITLLSMGMVAIPTGLLASSFADQMRKRRDAFNEAVLHALVDGDVDKSERAHLEALRIELGLSQLEANQAIKLMSSQRVHHMYCRHCGKKL; translated from the coding sequence ATGCAACTTCACATCAGAGAAAAAACGGCTGCGGTACTCGAGGCCACAGGGCAATATCGCCGACTAGGGCGCGTAGTCGATATCTTCCTCATCACCCTGATTTTAACCAATGTCGTTGCTATTGTGTTGGAGTCTGAGCGCGACTTAGCAAGTGTATACCATCACTACTTTCTCACCCTAGAATTAGTCAGTGTGACCATTTTCGCCATTGAATACTTACTGAGATTTTGGTGCTGTGTCGATAAGCTTGATTATCGTCATTTGGAAATACCAAATTGGAAAAAGCGCCTAAAGTATTTGATATCACCGCTTGCGGTGATTGATCTCATTGCTATTTTACCAACCATATTAATGGCCTTTATCACCTTTGATCTGCGTTTTTTACGTGTTATTCGATTACTCAGGATCTTTAAGCTGACGCGCTACTCTCGGGCTATGCAGCTGCTACTCGCGGCATTTAGAGAAGAATCGAGCTCGTTGCTTGCCGCCTTTTTTATCATGAGTGTGGTGCTTATCATGGCCTCTTGCGGGATTTATCTTATAGAACACGATGTGCAACCGGATAAGTTTGGCTCCATTCCCAAAGCCATGTGGTGGGCGATGGCCACTCTAACCACAGTGGGTTACGGCGATGTTGTACCAATCACCCCGCTTGGACAATTTTTTGGTGGTCTTATCACCTTACTCAGTATGGGCATGGTCGCAATCCCCACAGGCCTCTTGGCTTCAAGCTTTGCCGACCAAATGCGCAAACGTCGAGATGCGTTCAATGAGGCTGTACTGCATGCATTAGTTGATGGCGATGTCGACAAAAGTGAAAGAGCCCATTTAGAAGCGCTACGTATTGAGCTTGGCTTAAGTCAACTGGAAGCAAACCAAGCGATTAAACTGATGAGTAGCCAACGCGTCCATCATATGTACTGTCGTCACTGTGGTAAAAAGCTGTAG